Proteins from a single region of Argopecten irradians isolate NY chromosome 7, Ai_NY, whole genome shotgun sequence:
- the LOC138327278 gene encoding uncharacterized protein — MVQAYAAKDRIPSLHLSDDMPFPEELQNIPLEKFLPTDMDHVDLRSEMTTIVMRILHDHMAMFENLPVNQHIEHPYYLESTKKTRIIPLGVLDKDESKVGDTIDIMDTYQQYVPLKPNGNPMKTILHADGLSCERGNDAQNARINGATAWQQLQGLHMNIQEWHKRCILLQDIFDELYSGSSGKEKGTMFHK; from the exons ATGGTGCAGGCGTATGCTGCTAAAGACAGAATTCCAAGTCTGCATTTGTCGGATGACATGCCATTCCCAGAGGAGTTACAGAACATTCCCCTTGAGAAGTTTTTACCAACTGACATGGACCATGTTGATTTGCGTTCAGAGATGACTACTATTGTCATGCGTATTCTCCATGACCATATGGCAATGTTTGAGAATCTTCCTGTCAACCAACATATTGAACACCCATATTATCTGGAGTCCACAAAGAAAACCCGAatt ATTCCACTTGGTGTTCTTGACAAGGATGAGAGTAAAGTTGGTGACACCATTGACATCATGGATACTTATCAACAATATGTCCCATTGAAACCAAACGGCAATCCCATGAAGACCATTTTGCATGCAGACGGATTGAGTTGTGAAAGAGGAAATGACGCTCAAAATGCCAGGATAAATGGAGCAACTGCATGGCAACAGCTGCAAGGTCTGCACATGAACATTCAGGAATGGCACAAGAGGTGTATTCTTCTTCAG GATATTTTTGATGAGCTCTACAGTGGATCTAGTGGGAAGGAGAAAGGCACAATGTTTCACAAATGA
- the LOC138327280 gene encoding uncharacterized protein, translating to MVFCSGKKCPNGTWFHLECVGMTEDEVPDGEWYCSQECKTGKKQHTQKRRKVIDVLKADRKRYYSVRLIWRGLGQMVRRDAIRENDGERMITHWKFDLLQFYEKHKQSVKDARQLTDDTVARHSQMVSLGKTLESIYSTQVAGMSDRTIHKNGSVNLQKELDSFVELLQAEDLFSTIPGRKHQSFPEIDLDLYPNTLPKAVRARMEISKKETVKKERLLISMRERENRD from the exons ATGGTTTTCTGTAGTGGGAAAAAGTGCCCTAATGGAACTTGGTTTCATTTGGAATGTGTTGGAATGACAGAGGATGAAGTTCCAGATGGAGAATGGTACTGCTCACAAGAATGTAAGACTGGGAagaaacaacacacacaaaaaagaaGAAAGGTAATAGACGTCTTGAAAGCAGACAGGAAAAGGTACTACTCGGTTCGTCTTATCTGGAGAGGGTTGGGACAGATGGTACGAAGGGATGCTATCAGGGAAAATGATGGAGAGCGAATGATCACTCACTGGAAGTTTGACCTGCTTCAATTTTATGAGAAGCACAA ACAG AGTGTTAAAGATGCAAGGCAATTGACTGATGACACTGTTGCCAGACATAGTCAGATGGTGAGTTTAGGAAAGACCCTTGAGTCCATATACAGCACACAAGTAGCAGGAATGAGTGACAGGACAATTCACAAAAATGGTAGTGTGAATCTTCAGAAGGAACTGGATTCCTTTGTTGAACTTCTGCAAGCCGAGGATCTCTTCAGTACAATTCCAGGACGAAAACACCAGTCATTTCCAGAAATAGATCTGGACTTGTACCCAAATACCCTACCAAAGGCAGTGCGTGCAAGAATGGAAATATCAAAAAAGGAAACTGTCAAAAAGGAAAGACTTCTGATTTCCATGCGTGAAAGGGAAAACAGAGATTAG
- the LOC138327281 gene encoding uncharacterized protein, whose protein sequence is MKANIYLQMQESTENFETELCWLLEHLQKSEKKKKMIIYVRSINLCYRIFLFLTTGLMDSNYFKPGIVEMFHANMDKETKEHIMKEFVQEGGEICVLVSTVAFGMGVNIPDVDIVVHWGLPSSGLAYWQEVGKCGRDGRCSYAICYAFKRSITKCEDEHLKKAVGLDTCLRISVLKHFQLQGTNNASLTQLEKDSASECSNNECVMSLCCSVCHNMCCCNNKDNNMLKTFLSS, encoded by the exons ATGAA AGCAAACATTTACCTACAAATGCAGGAATCAACAGAGAATTTTGAGACAGAGCTTTGCTGGCTATTGGAACATCTACAGAAGtcagagaaaaagaaaaagatgaTCATATATGTACGGTCAATCAACCTTTGCTACAGGATCTTCCTTTTTCTTACCACTGGATTGATGGActcaaattatttcaaacctGGTATAGTTGAAATGTTTCACGCGAACATGGACAAAGAAACGAAAGAACACATAATGAAAGAGTTTGTGCAGGAAGGAGGCGAGATATGTGTGCTGGTGTCCACAGTGGCATTTGGAATGGGTGTCAACATTCCTGATGTTGACATAGTGGTTCACTGGGGTTTACCTTCATCAGGACTGGCTTACTGGCAGGAGGTTGGCAAATGTGGTCGGGATGGCAGATGCAGCTATGCCATATGCTATGCATTTAAGAGAAGCATTACAAAGTGCGAGGATGAGCACTTGAAGAAGGCTGTTGGGCTAGACACTTGCCTTCGGATAAGTGTGCTGAAGCATTTTCAGCTGCAAGGTACAAACAATGCGTCACTGACACAGTTGGAAAAGGACAGTGCTTCAGAGTGTAGCAACAATGAGTGTGTGATGAGCTTGTGTTGCTCAGTTTGCCATAACATGTGTTGTTGTAACAACAAAGATAACAATATGTTGAAAACATTTTTGTCAAGTTAG